A window of Photobacterium sp. GJ3 contains these coding sequences:
- a CDS encoding DUF6701 domain-containing protein yields MIAHTSQADIQLSGSSELRAFIFSENRLLMSGSAAIRGAVVVKDLIMRDRAVIVGDTRSCSGQDEYELTISPGIGYGLTCESIPVQFTVLKNGVRDTGFVGNISILSSPSGLNDDVCFSATSNGPCQSNLDFVPISGGNMTLYLQSLLVGDVQVAASVRAPSNQLLVTESGPYRFAPFGFRIHRDRAIQMIAGREEEVVIEAVASQGAQCDVIEDYGGETGEEMLIRFSALDYVRPDTGTQPVFVNQTPFNASVQSILPIRFTNGSARVSVRYPDAGEVSFGISDRNWRPEFCDANDTNCVNFREDWPGLVGTAVISSRPYTFAMCDIHSASSTDHTGTASTGPGFVAAGESFSVTFKPVIWTDELAAPLQDSSKDGRPDIEATRHADPRWCTVPTTPNYYSVTGLPAPIRLSIPAEPASPVGDGGVGGALNGSLNSEFQAAIQARQGLQINNLSWSEVGSLWLQADADYLGMAIVQGVGEIGRFYPHHFAITASTVVDAYDDFTYMDQPFLWRATVEAQNTRNAPTRNYGLFDRRFQESLVLQAIDAAASGGAANALTNRLSEQVHEQPWRQATQQIGQNSLRFLRLLRQAIPKATSPDGPYRVQLGLTVDGRADCATRGCSDFNSKTMAIRHQNGATPELAAPLSGNIHARYGRMRLEDSVGREGALINIPVILEYWQDGQFVVNGDDSDSRFEGQHYFRQGITHAESTAFTASDGVKMVVSGDSQPGDLYATGAAVREQVRFWQKLVAETPAAIAGENAIKDSSAGTQVGAVSQPWLLYDWRGQGDENPSAVVTFGLYRGNDRIIYRGERNINQALSE; encoded by the coding sequence ATGATTGCGCATACATCGCAAGCCGATATTCAGTTATCCGGCAGTTCAGAATTGCGTGCATTTATCTTCAGTGAAAACCGATTGTTGATGTCAGGCTCAGCCGCGATTCGGGGGGCTGTCGTTGTGAAAGATCTGATCATGCGTGATCGGGCCGTCATCGTCGGGGATACGAGGAGTTGTTCAGGTCAGGATGAGTATGAACTGACGATCTCTCCAGGAATTGGATACGGACTCACCTGCGAATCGATTCCGGTTCAGTTTACGGTGCTCAAAAACGGTGTGAGGGATACAGGGTTCGTTGGCAATATTTCCATTCTATCCTCCCCATCCGGTTTGAATGACGATGTGTGTTTTTCGGCCACCTCCAATGGACCCTGTCAATCCAATCTGGATTTTGTCCCGATTTCAGGAGGCAATATGACTTTATATTTGCAAAGCCTTCTGGTTGGGGATGTTCAGGTTGCAGCATCGGTTCGTGCCCCTTCAAATCAGCTGTTGGTTACCGAGAGTGGCCCATATCGTTTTGCCCCCTTTGGTTTCAGAATTCATCGTGACCGGGCCATTCAGATGATTGCGGGCCGGGAGGAAGAGGTGGTGATTGAGGCGGTCGCTTCTCAGGGTGCGCAGTGCGATGTCATTGAAGACTACGGCGGTGAGACAGGAGAAGAGATGCTGATACGGTTCTCTGCGCTGGACTATGTTCGCCCGGATACAGGCACGCAGCCGGTGTTTGTGAATCAAACACCTTTCAATGCCTCTGTCCAATCGATACTCCCGATTCGGTTTACAAACGGCAGTGCCCGTGTTTCGGTCCGGTACCCCGATGCAGGTGAGGTGTCATTCGGTATTTCCGATAGGAATTGGCGTCCGGAATTTTGTGATGCCAATGATACAAACTGTGTGAATTTTCGGGAGGACTGGCCCGGGCTGGTGGGGACTGCTGTCATCTCATCCCGCCCTTACACTTTTGCCATGTGTGATATTCACTCGGCAAGCAGTACGGATCACACCGGGACGGCATCCACCGGACCTGGCTTTGTCGCTGCAGGGGAATCTTTCTCTGTGACCTTCAAGCCTGTGATCTGGACCGACGAATTGGCGGCTCCTCTGCAGGATTCATCAAAAGATGGTCGCCCCGATATCGAAGCAACCAGGCATGCGGACCCACGTTGGTGTACTGTGCCGACCACGCCGAATTACTATTCGGTCACAGGCTTGCCCGCACCCATTCGATTGTCGATTCCAGCAGAACCTGCCTCGCCAGTCGGTGATGGGGGCGTCGGTGGCGCATTGAACGGCAGCCTGAATTCTGAATTTCAGGCCGCGATTCAGGCACGACAGGGACTTCAAATCAACAACTTAAGCTGGAGTGAAGTTGGTAGCCTGTGGTTGCAGGCCGATGCGGATTATCTGGGCATGGCGATAGTACAGGGGGTTGGTGAAATCGGGCGCTTTTATCCGCATCATTTTGCCATCACTGCCAGTACCGTTGTGGATGCTTATGACGATTTTACTTATATGGACCAGCCATTTCTCTGGCGTGCGACAGTCGAAGCACAAAATACCCGGAATGCACCGACACGCAATTATGGGTTGTTCGACAGGCGTTTTCAGGAATCTCTGGTCCTTCAGGCGATTGACGCTGCCGCCAGCGGGGGTGCAGCGAATGCACTGACGAATCGCTTGTCAGAGCAGGTGCATGAGCAACCCTGGCGGCAGGCAACGCAGCAGATCGGTCAGAACAGCCTTCGCTTTTTGCGTCTGCTTCGTCAGGCGATCCCCAAAGCGACTTCACCCGATGGGCCGTATCGGGTGCAATTAGGATTGACGGTCGATGGTCGGGCCGACTGTGCAACTCGCGGGTGCAGTGATTTCAACTCAAAAACGATGGCGATCCGGCATCAGAATGGTGCGACACCGGAGCTGGCCGCGCCATTGAGTGGGAATATTCATGCCCGCTATGGCCGGATGCGACTGGAAGATAGTGTGGGCCGGGAAGGTGCGCTGATCAATATTCCTGTGATTCTGGAATACTGGCAGGATGGTCAGTTTGTGGTGAATGGGGATGACAGTGATTCCCGCTTTGAGGGGCAGCATTATTTCCGGCAAGGGATCACCCATGCCGAGAGTACCGCATTCACGGCCTCCGACGGCGTGAAAATGGTTGTAAGTGGGGACTCACAACCCGGTGATTTATATGCGACCGGAGCTGCTGTCCGGGAGCAGGTCCGCTTCTGGCAGAAGCTGGTCGCAGAGACACCGGCTGCCATTGCGGGCGAAAATGCAATCAAAGATTCATCTGCCGGGACCCAGGTCGGGGCTGTTTCGCAGCCTTGGCTACTGTACGATTGGCGCGGCCAGGGCGATGAAAACCCGTCCGCCGTGGTGACCTTTGGATTGTATCGCGGAAATGATCGCATCATTTACCGTGGGGAAAGAAATATCAATCAGGCCCTGAGTGAATAA
- a CDS encoding DUF6701 domain-containing protein, with translation MDLNDIKSASFTVQGENVSPECHSGQPPVNPDVCELFPGPVQTWTGNRNNLFTSDAGTQISNTDNHYVGFSNAIIDTDYPEAYSPTDNVKALCDGVTCALNGRMAQKRTLVWSTAGTTEIVDKVVTGNESAVPGTYFSSSYGDPYFGLTIEPAGHLTFSAGEYWIQSADVRGTMTIEGEVVLHILERINVAGLVNTTSPSDNLTIYAYNNEKDCPRPGFYPDGPPAVNPAFSVDINSSGSFNGRIYSQGPVALSNQTELIGAVTACQLQMSNTARIVGNSRCFNPPDQNYQLIVDPSESMGLLCERQPVEFQVLNHEGSLATSFQGELDVTTNLTQSGQAEWFTQAEEGTGIDASQSQRFAVEDGITRLWLKSEVIETIQVGGQLVADGDPTADGQYSFVPFQLRIQDQALKMIAGKPEATTVSAMSCSTSNSAEVAKDYRGDRTIRLSTAYTLPDSGTEQIELRDKAGNWQTSNAVLTFSEGQATTQLRYSDAGQAQLKLIDPNCTQAGGCSMTGAAQSLDELDLEGWTQLEGTQTVWSRPYTFALCEIHAASRTDHSGTASAGPGFVAAGDAFSVTFKPVIWTDDLAASVQDFSKDGRSDIETTRDAHPDWCSVQTTPNYYSVTGLPAPLQISIPGRPASPLHEEAASGLLSSSQLNTDFASAAQAQQGVVIDDLRWSEVGSLWLQADADYLGMTVDQGVGEIGRFYPHHFTITDSAVEDAYGVFTYMDQPFSFSAKVVAQNAQNAPTMNYGLLSHDYQETLVLQAIDSEAAGVSANDLSGRLSEQESYQSWTKATQEIDQNNLSFLRLIHQETPKVTLPDGPYRVQLGLTVASRDDCAFRGCSDFNEKSMAIRPLNGATPELGAPLTGDIHARYGRMRLEDSAGREGESINIPVMLEYWEAGQFVVNQEDSDSRFDGQQYFRQGITHPQSTAFTASNGEKTVVSGDSQSGDLYATGTAVREQVRFWQKLVADRPVAISGESAIEDSSAGTHTGAVSQPWLLYDWRGQGDENPSAVVTFGLYRGNDRIIYRGRKISIRLLSHNEPTPAGDDAVQCGGQIR, from the coding sequence TTGGATTTAAATGACATTAAATCAGCCAGTTTCACCGTCCAAGGCGAGAATGTTTCTCCCGAATGCCACAGTGGGCAACCACCAGTCAATCCGGATGTTTGTGAATTGTTCCCCGGTCCGGTTCAGACCTGGACTGGAAACCGAAATAACCTGTTTACTTCGGATGCAGGCACTCAGATTTCGAATACAGATAACCATTATGTTGGCTTCAGTAATGCCATTATTGATACAGATTACCCGGAAGCCTACTCTCCAACGGATAATGTGAAAGCACTGTGTGATGGGGTGACTTGTGCCCTGAATGGCAGAATGGCACAAAAAAGAACGTTAGTCTGGAGTACAGCAGGTACGACTGAAATTGTGGATAAGGTCGTCACTGGGAATGAGAGTGCTGTACCCGGGACGTATTTCTCATCCTCATATGGAGACCCCTACTTTGGCCTGACGATTGAACCTGCCGGGCATCTGACTTTTTCTGCAGGTGAATATTGGATTCAAAGTGCTGATGTTCGGGGGACGATGACGATCGAAGGTGAGGTTGTCCTCCATATTCTGGAGCGGATAAATGTCGCCGGATTGGTGAATACAACCAGCCCCAGTGATAACCTGACTATTTATGCGTATAACAATGAGAAAGATTGCCCGCGACCGGGTTTTTATCCGGACGGCCCACCAGCCGTTAATCCGGCCTTTTCTGTTGATATCAATTCTTCTGGTTCATTCAACGGCAGAATTTATTCACAGGGTCCGGTGGCACTGTCGAACCAAACGGAATTAATCGGTGCGGTAACTGCCTGTCAGCTCCAGATGAGTAATACTGCCCGCATTGTCGGGAACAGCCGGTGTTTCAACCCACCGGATCAGAATTATCAACTTATTGTGGATCCTTCAGAGTCGATGGGATTACTGTGCGAACGCCAGCCGGTGGAGTTTCAGGTGTTGAATCATGAGGGTTCACTCGCAACCAGCTTTCAGGGCGAGCTGGATGTCACCACCAACCTGACCCAGAGCGGCCAGGCTGAATGGTTTACACAAGCTGAAGAGGGCACCGGCATCGATGCAAGTCAAAGTCAGCGGTTTGCTGTCGAGGATGGCATCACCCGGCTGTGGCTGAAAAGTGAAGTGATCGAAACGATTCAGGTGGGCGGACAACTCGTTGCTGACGGAGATCCAACGGCAGATGGCCAGTACAGTTTCGTGCCTTTTCAGCTCAGGATTCAGGATCAAGCCCTGAAAATGATAGCGGGCAAGCCAGAGGCTACCACTGTGTCTGCCATGAGCTGCTCTACCAGCAACTCGGCGGAGGTTGCCAAAGATTATCGTGGCGATCGGACTATTCGGTTGAGCACGGCCTATACCTTACCAGACAGCGGAACCGAACAGATTGAGTTGCGGGACAAAGCTGGCAACTGGCAGACATCCAATGCAGTGCTGACCTTTTCTGAAGGACAGGCAACCACGCAGCTTCGTTATTCAGATGCCGGGCAAGCACAACTCAAATTGATTGATCCGAACTGCACTCAGGCTGGCGGTTGCAGTATGACGGGGGCAGCACAATCGCTGGACGAGCTTGATTTGGAGGGCTGGACACAATTGGAAGGCACACAAACAGTCTGGTCCCGCCCTTACACTTTTGCCTTGTGTGAGATTCACGCGGCAAGCCGCACGGATCACTCAGGCACAGCATCAGCCGGCCCCGGTTTTGTCGCTGCGGGGGATGCTTTCTCCGTGACCTTCAAGCCAGTGATCTGGACCGATGATTTGGCGGCGTCTGTCCAGGACTTCTCCAAGGATGGCCGTTCCGATATTGAAACAACGCGGGATGCACATCCTGATTGGTGTTCGGTGCAGACGACGCCAAATTATTATTCGGTCACAGGGCTGCCCGCGCCACTCCAAATTTCCATCCCCGGCAGACCTGCCTCGCCTTTGCATGAAGAAGCAGCGAGCGGATTGCTGAGCAGCAGCCAATTAAACACGGATTTTGCATCAGCAGCGCAGGCGCAACAGGGCGTTGTGATTGATGATTTACGCTGGAGTGAAGTCGGCAGCCTGTGGCTGCAGGCCGATGCGGATTATCTGGGCATGACTGTTGATCAGGGCGTTGGCGAGATCGGACGGTTTTATCCGCATCACTTCACGATCACAGACAGTGCGGTCGAGGATGCCTATGGCGTCTTTACTTATATGGATCAGCCATTCTCGTTCAGTGCAAAGGTTGTTGCGCAAAATGCGCAAAATGCACCCACGATGAACTATGGCTTGCTCAGCCATGATTATCAGGAAACCTTAGTGCTTCAGGCGATTGACTCGGAAGCCGCAGGCGTTTCGGCTAATGACTTGAGTGGCAGGCTGTCAGAACAGGAATCTTATCAGAGCTGGACGAAGGCAACGCAAGAGATCGATCAGAACAATCTGAGCTTCCTGCGATTGATCCATCAGGAAACACCTAAAGTGACATTGCCGGATGGGCCGTATCGGGTACAACTGGGACTCACGGTGGCCAGCCGGGACGATTGTGCATTTCGCGGGTGCAGTGATTTCAATGAGAAAAGCATGGCAATCCGGCCTCTGAACGGTGCAACACCGGAACTGGGCGCGCCGCTGACTGGGGATATTCATGCCCGTTACGGCCGGATGCGATTGGAAGACAGTGCGGGCCGGGAAGGTGAATCGATCAATATTCCGGTGATGCTGGAATACTGGGAAGCTGGTCAGTTTGTGGTGAATCAGGAGGACAGTGACTCCCGCTTTGATGGTCAGCAGTACTTCCGTCAGGGGATCACGCATCCGCAGAGCACCGCATTCACAGCCTCCAATGGAGAAAAGACGGTCGTCAGCGGGGACTCCCAATCGGGTGACTTGTATGCGACCGGTACTGCCGTCCGGGAGCAGGTGCGCTTCTGGCAGAAACTGGTCGCAGACAGACCGGTTGCCATTTCCGGCGAATCGGCCATTGAAGATTCATCTGCCGGGACCCATACCGGCGCGGTTTCGCAGCCCTGGTTACTGTACGATTGGCGCGGTCAGGGCGATGAGAATCCGTCCGCCGTCGTGACCTTTGGTCTGTACCGCGGGAATGATCGCATCATTTACCGGGGGAGGAAAATCTCAATCCGTCTGCTGTCCCATAATGAACCCACGCCAGCAGGCGATGATGCCGTTCAATGCGGCGGTCAGATACGCTGA
- a CDS encoding PilW family protein → MHVQKGFTLIELIMALVVLAFISLGIGAFLQLGAQGYTDTVDRERLQSEARFVVERLTRELRHAAPNSVQVSSGCLSFYPVSLAATYWQVPDVSDQINVLVQPDAQTVAKWNQGVDGQRVAVGYTSATEYQNGTARVMEINKSPTQAEPIATLTVLPRLTDRSPGRRLYLYSSSVSFCQQGNLLLRRVENGPAVTLTNKLNHFEAAAAGGGLNDNGLIHFEMTLTDPVSQESSDYSQSVQVINVL, encoded by the coding sequence ATGCACGTTCAGAAAGGGTTCACGCTGATTGAGCTGATCATGGCGTTGGTGGTGCTGGCGTTTATTTCACTGGGAATTGGCGCTTTTCTTCAACTGGGCGCGCAGGGCTATACCGATACGGTCGATCGGGAAAGACTGCAATCTGAAGCCCGGTTTGTTGTCGAACGTCTGACCCGGGAACTGCGTCATGCGGCCCCCAATAGTGTGCAAGTCAGCAGTGGCTGTCTGTCGTTTTATCCGGTTTCTCTCGCAGCCACGTATTGGCAGGTGCCGGATGTCAGTGACCAGATCAATGTGCTGGTTCAGCCGGATGCTCAGACGGTGGCAAAGTGGAATCAGGGGGTTGACGGACAGCGCGTCGCGGTGGGTTATACGAGTGCCACCGAGTACCAGAACGGCACTGCCCGCGTGATGGAGATAAATAAGTCCCCGACGCAGGCTGAACCCATTGCGACGCTGACCGTGTTGCCAAGGCTGACCGACCGTTCGCCCGGCAGGCGACTTTATTTGTATTCGTCCTCCGTGTCTTTTTGCCAGCAGGGAAATCTGTTGTTGCGTCGTGTGGAGAATGGGCCAGCCGTGACGCTGACCAATAAGCTGAACCATTTTGAAGCGGCCGCCGCCGGCGGCGGATTAAACGATAACGGACTGATTCACTTTGAGATGACCCTGACGGACCCCGTCAGCCAGGAATCGTCCGATTACAGTCAGAGCGTGCAGGTGATCAATGTCTTGTAG
- a CDS encoding prepilin-type N-terminal cleavage/methylation domain-containing protein, whose product MPVRNLSRFQRGFTLIEGILAIVIMAIAMVTLVSFLFPQAEQSAVPQYQARAAAIGQGALNEILARKFDEHSDPFNDSVIRCGESGYTCSEPDALGRDTGESNGTELNVAAADDVDDFIGCWGSAAQCGSSSLSRRGALQDLVIVSAAEVSDYRHIWLEVRVGYEKEDLSGAASGVTAQKRIEVLVKTTRYGDYAFMALRSNY is encoded by the coding sequence ATGCCTGTCCGTAACCTCAGCCGTTTTCAGCGCGGCTTTACCTTGATAGAAGGCATTCTTGCCATTGTGATCATGGCAATTGCCATGGTGACGCTGGTGAGCTTTTTGTTTCCTCAGGCGGAGCAGTCTGCGGTGCCGCAGTATCAGGCGAGAGCGGCGGCAATCGGCCAGGGGGCGCTGAATGAAATTCTGGCCCGAAAATTTGATGAGCACTCAGATCCATTCAACGACAGTGTGATCCGTTGTGGCGAATCAGGATACACCTGCAGTGAACCGGATGCCCTGGGCCGTGATACCGGCGAGTCGAACGGCACCGAACTGAATGTGGCGGCGGCTGATGATGTTGATGACTTCATCGGATGCTGGGGCAGTGCAGCACAATGCGGTAGCAGCAGTCTGTCCCGGCGTGGTGCTCTGCAGGATCTGGTCATCGTTTCCGCCGCGGAAGTGAGTGATTACCGCCATATCTGGCTGGAAGTGCGGGTGGGTTACGAAAAAGAGGATTTGAGTGGCGCCGCCAGCGGGGTGACTGCGCAGAAACGCATTGAGGTTCTGGTGAAAACGACCCGCTACGGCGACTATGCCTTCATGGCGTTACGGAGCAACTACTGA
- a CDS encoding prepilin-type N-terminal cleavage/methylation domain-containing protein, with amino-acid sequence MARETKTGQQRGFSLIELILVIILLGILGLTAASRLFGRSSFDAHLARDQAISLARQIQLRAMNNQDAQGVLDDCLVLTVQPERFGPAACADSTYSGRALTTANDGMTITSPTLSAVRFDLLGRPYQLTNTNRRDYLCRTDDCQVTFTSRNSQSASLCLNREGYVYACP; translated from the coding sequence ATGGCACGCGAGACCAAAACAGGCCAACAGCGCGGTTTTTCGCTGATTGAATTGATTCTGGTGATTATCTTACTGGGCATACTCGGCTTGACTGCCGCGTCCCGATTGTTTGGCCGCAGCAGCTTTGATGCGCACCTTGCCCGCGATCAGGCCATTTCTCTGGCCCGTCAGATTCAGCTTCGTGCAATGAACAATCAAGATGCACAGGGCGTGCTGGATGACTGTCTGGTGCTGACCGTACAACCGGAGCGCTTCGGTCCGGCGGCTTGTGCCGACTCAACGTATTCTGGTCGCGCGCTGACGACAGCGAACGACGGCATGACGATCACCAGTCCGACGCTTAGCGCTGTCCGCTTTGATTTACTGGGCCGTCCTTATCAACTGACCAACACCAATCGCAGAGATTATCTCTGTCGCACAGATGACTGCCAGGTCACTTTTACTTCCCGCAATTCACAATCGGCAAGCCTGTGTCTGAACCGGGAGGGCTATGTGTATGCCTGTCCGTAA
- a CDS encoding prepilin-type N-terminal cleavage/methylation domain-containing protein, whose amino-acid sequence MKRQGGFTLIELVVVIVILGILAVTAAPRFLNLQDDARNSALQGLRGAIVGAAGISYGKAAVRGEETNAGPVNVDGVQTVFGYPQATQTGIGAAFENDDWDVITSADTSDVPATALNANQIIYTFDGRTTEGCYVIYTEATDANTPATAVVVEGEGCAVE is encoded by the coding sequence ATGAAACGTCAAGGTGGTTTTACCCTGATTGAACTGGTGGTGGTGATTGTGATTCTCGGTATTCTTGCCGTGACAGCTGCGCCACGTTTTTTAAACTTGCAGGATGATGCGCGTAATTCTGCACTGCAAGGTCTTCGCGGCGCCATAGTTGGTGCAGCGGGGATTTCATATGGTAAAGCAGCCGTTCGTGGTGAAGAAACCAATGCCGGACCAGTCAATGTTGATGGTGTCCAAACAGTATTCGGTTATCCGCAGGCAACTCAGACGGGTATTGGTGCAGCATTTGAAAATGATGACTGGGATGTAATTACATCTGCTGACACCAGTGATGTTCCAGCAACAGCTCTCAATGCTAATCAGATTATTTACACTTTTGATGGCCGTACGACAGAAGGCTGTTATGTAATTTACACAGAAGCAACTGATGCCAATACGCCAGCGACCGCCGTTGTGGTTGAAGGTGAAGGCTGCGCCGTTGAATAA
- a CDS encoding Tfp pilus assembly protein FimT/FimU — MTECSNRQTGLTLIELVMVIVVVSILSLVAIPRYLEIAEEAKIAALQGLAGNYSAAVLSARAQWEADGKPSQQQKNWVEYDGTRFSLTSAEQGSRAGYPFALALQGYRAFEQLTDQDCLDLIDNLLQSPPPATVNETEAASGRYQYFVRADVVSGQQLCRYYQLASARDFWTGMKSITAGHVFTYTPALGRVDMKFIQNI; from the coding sequence ATGACTGAGTGTTCGAACAGGCAAACAGGCCTCACCTTGATTGAGCTGGTGATGGTGATTGTGGTCGTCAGTATTCTGTCTCTCGTTGCGATTCCGCGTTATCTCGAGATTGCGGAAGAAGCGAAGATTGCGGCATTACAGGGCTTGGCCGGGAATTATTCCGCAGCCGTTCTTTCAGCTCGGGCGCAATGGGAGGCGGATGGTAAACCCAGCCAGCAGCAAAAGAATTGGGTCGAGTATGACGGCACGCGTTTCAGCCTGACGTCGGCTGAACAGGGAAGCCGCGCCGGTTATCCTTTTGCGCTGGCGCTTCAGGGATATCGTGCTTTTGAGCAATTAACTGATCAGGATTGTCTGGATTTAATCGACAATCTTTTACAAAGTCCGCCGCCAGCGACGGTGAATGAAACCGAAGCGGCATCCGGGCGGTATCAATATTTCGTCAGAGCTGATGTGGTCAGCGGTCAGCAGCTTTGTCGTTATTACCAACTGGCTTCGGCCAGAGATTTTTGGACCGGTATGAAATCAATAACCGCCGGCCATGTCTTTACTTATACGCCGGCTTTGGGTCGGGTTGATATGAAGTTTATTCAAAATATTTAG
- a CDS encoding type II secretion system F family protein, translating to MPVFDYRGRSTQGQLEKGRLEAATEEAAADQLMRQGIIPIEIRRGTKQSQFSLSGLLQRRVPLEALVILCRQLYSLTKAGVPLLRAMKGLEQSTTHPLLRSTLDAVTVELTNGRALSQAMKMHPRVFSELFVSMIHVGENTGRLEDALLQLAQYYEQELETRRRIKSAMRYPTFVLTAIVLAAIVLNTKVIPQFASMFQRFGVELPLPTRILIGTSDFMMDYWPLLLGGSVIVWVALKAWRQTPEGHEKWDRWRLKVPVVGDIVNRAQLSRFSRTFALMIRAGVPLNQAIQLSAEALENRFLENRLIDMKSGIEGGSSITQTARQSGIFTPLVLQMIAVGEETGQVDELLHEVSDFYDREVDYDLKTLTARIEPFLLAVVAGMVLILALGIFLPMWNLLDLARGGL from the coding sequence ATGCCGGTTTTTGACTATCGGGGACGCAGCACTCAGGGCCAGCTTGAAAAAGGCCGGCTGGAAGCAGCCACTGAAGAAGCGGCTGCGGATCAACTGATGCGACAAGGCATCATTCCGATCGAGATTCGCCGGGGCACGAAGCAGAGTCAGTTCAGCCTGAGCGGTTTGCTGCAACGGCGTGTGCCGCTGGAAGCACTGGTCATTTTGTGTCGGCAGCTCTACAGTCTGACCAAAGCCGGTGTGCCTTTACTGCGGGCGATGAAAGGGTTGGAGCAAAGTACGACCCACCCGTTGCTGCGTTCAACCTTGGATGCTGTCACGGTTGAGCTGACCAATGGCCGGGCATTGTCCCAGGCGATGAAAATGCATCCCAGAGTGTTTTCGGAGCTCTTTGTGTCCATGATCCATGTGGGTGAAAACACCGGTCGGCTGGAAGATGCCCTGCTGCAACTGGCCCAATATTACGAGCAGGAACTGGAAACGCGGCGGCGGATCAAGTCAGCCATGCGTTATCCCACCTTTGTGCTGACCGCGATTGTGCTGGCTGCCATTGTGCTCAATACCAAGGTGATCCCACAGTTTGCTTCAATGTTTCAACGGTTTGGGGTGGAGCTGCCGCTCCCGACCCGGATCCTGATCGGGACCTCGGATTTTATGATGGATTACTGGCCCTTATTACTGGGAGGCAGTGTGATTGTCTGGGTGGCGCTGAAAGCCTGGCGGCAGACCCCGGAAGGTCATGAAAAATGGGATCGATGGCGGCTGAAAGTTCCTGTGGTCGGCGATATTGTCAATCGGGCGCAACTGTCGCGGTTTTCCCGGACTTTTGCACTGATGATCCGGGCGGGAGTACCTTTGAATCAGGCGATTCAGTTATCTGCGGAAGCATTGGAAAACCGGTTTCTGGAAAACCGGCTGATTGACATGAAAAGCGGAATTGAAGGCGGCAGCAGTATTACGCAAACGGCCAGACAAAGCGGCATTTTTACGCCTTTGGTGCTGCAGATGATTGCTGTCGGGGAAGAAACGGGACAGGTTGATGAATTATTGCATGAGGTCTCAGATTTTTATGATCGGGAAGTCGATTATGATCTGAAAACCTTAACGGCACGTATTGAACCCTTTTTACTCGCGGTGGTGGCCGGCATGGTGCTGATTCTGGCGCTGGGTATATTTTTGCCGATGTGGAACCTGCTGGATTTAGCGCGGGGAGGATTGTAA